From Cyprinus carpio isolate SPL01 chromosome A7, ASM1834038v1, whole genome shotgun sequence, a single genomic window includes:
- the LOC109092566 gene encoding neurosecretory protein VGF-like: MIWCQQTSNVPFIFMFMLFSITFNPATFSPVTADRNTVSDNYAASSSAQQQAQYTEPTEEQGTLHEENEDDDELFKDVDPRTLAAVLLEALNQPQKEKMSQREDEGTEVEKEKDLQGADRDRDSHKELELVMAAAAAQGKDEKEREEEEEKKRAEEEERLTEKVTSHTTSQTLPLKEQVAPQEGATKEEEIKEEERQEPERGELGEEEEQLSPEEVKNLETMLEEFQSYSTATKRERDTSTGQRENRGEYFDYLDHNDLMNNEIKPKAKGNDLALSKKKLKWQLEQEKNKIQNSGNFMDDFTNNLADPEEEDEEDQEDGEQLSPEEEETRAKAEQEEVQRQAAEAQRAKVEEEKLADIASDMLLKYIMKQDKKKYQDNNGAEDKRSDEEDTGNDDDDIDPQTIDKLIEISSKLHLPADDVVDIINDVEKKKKKDAPENLPWQRPLVQPPAPVAPSTPLWKLPTSKPPQPNINPLKVWFKDRASVKPSKQDIWTRKQRPFRTYPSYNFYQKPYQGYYPIYVPPPKPRYRYYPKPSFSLSDVLGNSLDYDFDYSPRRKSHPWAQSRQRIQPAFQRNLYFPHPRTFKAVPMPKPWSPPRRWPSFYYPARAPVVTREDDYYSPLRQPPQDSKEELENFIERVFMKHPRMFQ; encoded by the coding sequence ATGATCTGGTGCCAACAAACTTCAAATGTCCCCTtcattttcatgttcatgttatttaGTATCACATTCAATCCTGCAACCTTCAGTCCAGTGACAGCAGATAGAAACACAGTAAGTGACAACTATGCAGCATCCTCCTCTGCTCAGCAACAGGCTCAATATACTGAACCAACCGAGGAACAGGGCACGCTACATGAGGaaaatgaagatgatgatgagctCTTCAAAGACGTGGATCCTAGAACCCTAGCAGCGGTCCTTCTCGAGGCCCTCAACCAGCCCCAAAAGGAAAAGATGAGTCAACGAGAAGATGAGGGGACAGAAGTGGAAAAGGAGAAGGATCTTCAGGgtgcagacagagacagagatagTCACAAAGAGCTGGAGCTGGTCATGGCAGCTGCTGCAGCGCAAGGTAAAGacgagaaagaaagagaggaggaagaggagaaaaaaagggcAGAGGAGGAGGAACGGCTAACAGAGAAAGTGACGAGCCACACCACCAGTCAGACGCTACCATTAAAAGAGCAGGTGGCACCACAGGAGGGGGCCACAAAAGAGGAGGAGATCAAGGAGGAGGAGAGGCAGGAGCCAGAGAGAGGAGAACTGGGGGAGGAGGAAGAGCAGCTGAGTCCAGAGGAAGTAAAGAATCTGGAGACTATGTTAGAGGAATTCCAGAGCTACAGCACAGCCACTAAGAGAGAGCGTGACACGTCAACAGGCCAGAGGGAGAACCGTGGGGAGTATTTCGATTACCTGGACCATAATGACCTCATGAACAATGAGATCAAGCCTAAAGCTAAAGGCAATGACTTAGCACTGTCCAAGAAGAAGCTAAAGTGGCAGCTCGAACaagaaaagaacaaaattcaGAATTCAGGCAATTTCATGGATGACTTTACCAACAACCTTGCTGACCCAGAGGAAGAAGATGAGGAAGACCAAGAGGACGGAGAGCAGCTGAGCCCTGAAGAAGAGGAAACTCGGGCCAAAGCGGAGCAAGAGGAGGTACAAAGACAGGCAGCAGAGGCACAAAGAGCCAAAGTGGAGGAAGAAAAGCTTGCAGATATTGCATCCGACATGCTCCTAAAATACATCATGAAACAGGACAAGAAAAAGTACCAAGACAACAATGGTGCAGAAGATAAGCGCTCTGATGAGGAGGACACtggtaatgatgatgatgacattgACCCACAGACCATCGATAAGCTGATTGAGATCTCCAGCAAGCTGCATCTTCCTGCTGATGATGTGGTGGACATCATTAACGAtgtggagaagaagaagaaaaaagatgctcCTGAAAATCTCCCATGGCAACGTCCTCTCGTGCAGCCTCCAGCCCCTGTTGCACCTTCTACGCCGCTATGGAAACTTCCTACTTCAAAACCTCCTCAACCGAACATAAACCCATTAAAAGTCTGGTTCAAAGACAGGGCCTCGGTCAAGCCCAGCAAGCAAGATATTTGGACGAGGAAGCAGAGGCCCTTTCGTACCTACCCTTCCTACAATTTCTATCAAAAACCCTACCAGGGATATTACCCAATCTATGTCCCACCTCCAAAACCAAGATACCGCTACTATCCCAAGCCCTCTTTCTCCCTCAGTGACGTCTTGGGAAACTCACTGGACTATGACTTTGATTACTCCCCCAGACGGAAGTCTCATCCCTGGGCACAGTCTCGCCAAAGAATCCAACCAGCCTTCCAGCGAAACCTGTACTTCCCTCACCCTCGGACTTTCAAAGCTGTACCTATGCCTAAACCCTGGTCACCTCCGCGTCGTTGGCCGTCCTTCTATTACCCAGCCCGAGCTCCTGTAGTCACCAGGGAGGATGATTACTACAGTCCGCTGAGACAGCCGCCACAGGACAGTAAAGAGGAGCTGGAGAACTTCATTGAGAGGGTCTTTATGAAACATCCCAGGATGTTTCAGTGA